One part of the Theropithecus gelada isolate Dixy chromosome 5, Tgel_1.0, whole genome shotgun sequence genome encodes these proteins:
- the PCDH10 gene encoding protocadherin-10 isoform X2 — MIVLLFFALLWMVEGVFSQLHYTVQEEQEHGTFVGNIAEDLGLDITKLSARGFQTVPNSRTPYLDLNLETGVLYVNEKIDREQICKQSPSCVLHLEVFLENPLELFQVEIEVLDINDNPPSFPEPDLTVEISESATPGTRFPLESAFDPDVGTNSLRDYEITPNSYFSLDVQTQGDGNRFAELVLEKPLDREQQAVHRYVLTAVDGGGGGGVGEGGGGGGGAGLPPQQQRTGTALLTIRVLDSNDNVPAFDQPVYTVSLPENSPPGTLVIQLNATDPDEGQNGEVVYSFSSHISPRARELFGLSPRTGRLEVSGELDYEESPVYQVYVQAKDLGPNAVPAHCKVLVRVLDANDNAPEISFSTVKEAVSEGAAPGTVVALFSVTDRDSEENGQVQCELLGDVPFRLKSSFKNYYTIVTEAPLDREAGDSYTLTVVARDRGEPALSTSKSIQVQVSDVNDNAPRFSQPVYDVYVTENNVPGAYIYAVSATDRDEGANAQLAYSILECQIQGMSVFTYVSINSENGYLYALRSFDYEQLKDFSFQVEARDAGSPQALAGNATVNILIVDQNDNAPAIVAPLPGRNGTPAREVLPRSAEPGYLLTRVAAVDADDGENARLTYSIVRGNEMNLFRMDWRTGELRTARRVPAKRDPQRPYELVIEVRDHGQPPLSSTATLVVQLVDGAVEPQGGGGSGGGGSGEHQRPSRSGGGETSLDLTLILIIALGSVSFIFLLAMIVLAVRCQKEKKLNIYTCLASDCCLCCCCCGGGGSTCCGRQARARKKKLSKSDIMLVQSSNVPSNPAQVPVEESGGFGSHHHNQNYCYQVCLTPESAKTDLMFLKPCSPSRSTDTEHNPCGAIVTGYTDQQPDIISNGSILSNETKHQRAELSYLVDRPRRVNSSAFQEADIVSSKDSGHGDSEQGDSDHDATNRAQSAGMDLFSNCTEECKALGHSDRCWMPSFVPSDGRQAADYRSNLHVPGMDSVPDTEVFETPEAQPGAERSFSTFGKEKALHSTLERKELDGLLSNTRAPYKPPYLTRKRIC; from the exons ATGATTGTGCTATTATTCTTTGCCTTGCTCTGGATGGTGGAAGGAGTCTTTTCCCAGCTTCACTACACGGTACAGGAGGAGCAGGAACATGGCACTTTCGTGGGGAATATCGCTGAAGATCTGGGTCTGGACATTACAAAACTTTCGGCTCGCGGGTTTCAGACGGTGCCAAACTCAAGGACCCCCTACTTAGACCTCAACCTGGAGACCGGGGTGCTGTACGTGAACGAGAAAATAGACCGCGAGCAAATCTGCAAACAGAGCCCCTCCTGTGTCCTGCACCTGGAGGTCTTTCTGGAGAACCCCCTGGAGCTGTTCCAGGTGGAGATCGAGGTGCTGGACATTAATGACAACCCCCCCTCTTTCCCGGAGCCGGACCTGACGGTGGAAATCTCTGAAAGCGCCACACCAGGCACTCGCTTCCCCTTGGAGAGCGCATTCGACCCAGACGTGGGCACCAACTCCTTGCGCGACTACGAGATCACCCCCAACAGCTACTTCTCCCTGGACGTGCAGACCCAGGGGGATGGCAACCGATTCGCTGAGCTGGTGCTGGAGAAGCCACTGGACCGAGAGCAGCAAGCGGTGCACCGCTACGTGCTGACCGCGGTGGacgggggaggagggggaggagtaggagaaggagggggaggtgGCGGGGGAGCAGGCCTGCCCCCCCAGCAGCAGCGCACCGGCACGGCCCTACTCACCATCCGAGTGCTGGACTCCAATGACAATGTGCCCGCTTTCGACCAACCCGTCTACACTGTGTCCCTACCAGAGAACTCGCCCCCAGGCACTCTCGTGATCCAGCTCAACGCCACCGACCCGGACGAGGGCCAGAACGGTGAGGTCGTGTACTCCTTCAGCAGCCACATTTCTCCCCGGGCGCGGGAGCTTTTCGGACTCTCGCCGCGCACTGGCCGACTGGAGGTAAGCGGCGAGTTGGACTATGAAGAGAGCCCAGTGTACCAAGTGTACGTGCAAGCCAAGGACCTGGGCCCCAACGCCGTGCCTGCGCACTGCAAGGTGCTAGTGCGAGTGTTGGATGCTAACGACAACGCGCCAGAGATCAGCTTCAGCACCGTGAAGGAGGCGGTGAGCGAGGGTGCGGCGCCCGGCACTGTGGTGGCCCTTTTCAGCGTGACTGACCGCGACTCAGAGGAGAATGGGCAGGTGCAGTGCGAGCTACTGGGAGACGTGCCTTTCCGCCTCAAGTCTTCATTTAAGAATTACTACACCATCGTTACCGAAGCCCCTCTGGACCGAGAGGCGGGGGATTCCTACACCCTGACCGTAGTGGCCCGGGACCGGGGCGAGCCTGCGCTCTCCACCAGTAAGTCGATCCAGGTACAAGTGTCGGATGTGAACGACAACGCGCCGCGTTTCAGCCAGCCGGTCTACGACGTGTATGTGACTGAGAATAACGTGCCTGGCGCCTACATCTACGCGGTGAGCGCCACCGACCGCGATGAGGGCGCCAACGCCCAGCTTGCCTACTCTATCCTCGAGTGCCAGATCCAAGGCATGAGCGTCTTCACCTACGTGTCTATCAACTCTGAGAACGGCTACTTGTACGCCCTGCGCTCCTTCGACTATGAGCAGCTCAAGGACTTCAGTTTTCAGGTGGAAGCCCGGGACGCTGGCAGCCCCCAGGCGCTGGCGGGTAACGCCACTGTCAACATCCTCATAGTAGATCAAAATGACAACGCCCCTGCCATCGTGGCGCCTCTACCAGGGCGCAACGGGACTCCAGCGCGTGAGGTGCTGCCCCGCTCGGCGGAGCCGGGTTACCTGCTCACCCGCGTGGCCGCCGTGGACGCGGACGATGGCGAGAACGCCCGGCTCACTTATAGCATCGTGCGTGGCAACGAAATGAACCTCTTTCGCATGGACTGGCGCACCGGGGAGCTGCGCACAGCGCGCCGAGTCCCGGCCAAGCGCGACCCCCAGCGGCCTTATGAGCTGGTGATCGAGGTGCGCGACCATGGGCAGCCGCCCCTGTCCTCTACTGCCACCCTGGTGGTTCAGCTGGTGGATGGCGCCGTGGAGCCCCAGGGCGGGGGCGGGAGCGGAGGCGGAGGGTCAGGAGAGCACCAGCGCCCCAGCCGCTCTGGCGGCGGGGAAACCTCGCTAGACCTCACCCTCATCCTCATCATCGCGTTGGGCTCGGTGTCCTTCATCTTCCTGCTGGCCATGATCGTGCTGGCCGTGCGTTGCCAAAAAGAGAAGAAGCTCAACATCTACACTTGTCTGGCCAGCGATtgctgcctctgctgctgctgctgcggtGGCGGAGGTTCGACCTGCTGTGGCCGCCAAGCCCGGGCGCGCAAGAAGAAACTCAGCAAGTCGGACATCATGCTGGTGCAGAGCTCCAATGTACCCAGTAACCCGGCCCAGGTGCCGGTGGAGGAGTCCGGGGGCTTTggctcccaccaccacaaccagaaTTACTGCTACCAGGTCTGCCTGACCCCAGAGTCCGCCAAGACCGACCTGATGTTTCTTAAGCCCTGCAGCCCTTCGCGGAGTACGGACACTGAGCACAACCCCTGCGGGGCCATAGTCACCGGTTACACCGACCAGCAGCCTGATATCATCTCCAACGGAAGCATTTTGTCCAACGAG actaAACACCAGCGAGCAGAGCTCAGCTATCTAGTTGACAGACCTCGCCGAGTTAACAG tTCTGCATTCCAGGAAGCCGACATAGTAAGCTCTAAGGACAGTGGTCATGGAGACAGTGAACAGGGAGATAGTGATCATGATGCCACCAACCGTGCCCAGTCAGCTG GTATGGATCTCTTCTCCAATTGCACTGAGGAATGTAAAGCTCTGGGCCACTCAGATCGGTGCTGGATGCCTTCTTTTGTCCCTTCTGATGGACGCCAGGCTGCTGATTATCGCAGCAATCTGCATGTTCCCGGCATGGACTCTGTTCCAGACACTGAGGTGTTTGAAACTCCAGAAGCCCAGCCTGGGGCAGAGCGGTCCTTCTCCACCTTTGGCAAAGAGAAGGCCCTTCACAGCACTCTGGAGAGGAAGGAGCTGGACGGACTGCTGTCTAATACGCGAGCGCCTTACAAACCACCATATTTGA
- the PCDH10 gene encoding protocadherin-10 isoform X1 has protein sequence MIVLLFFALLWMVEGVFSQLHYTVQEEQEHGTFVGNIAEDLGLDITKLSARGFQTVPNSRTPYLDLNLETGVLYVNEKIDREQICKQSPSCVLHLEVFLENPLELFQVEIEVLDINDNPPSFPEPDLTVEISESATPGTRFPLESAFDPDVGTNSLRDYEITPNSYFSLDVQTQGDGNRFAELVLEKPLDREQQAVHRYVLTAVDGGGGGGVGEGGGGGGGAGLPPQQQRTGTALLTIRVLDSNDNVPAFDQPVYTVSLPENSPPGTLVIQLNATDPDEGQNGEVVYSFSSHISPRARELFGLSPRTGRLEVSGELDYEESPVYQVYVQAKDLGPNAVPAHCKVLVRVLDANDNAPEISFSTVKEAVSEGAAPGTVVALFSVTDRDSEENGQVQCELLGDVPFRLKSSFKNYYTIVTEAPLDREAGDSYTLTVVARDRGEPALSTSKSIQVQVSDVNDNAPRFSQPVYDVYVTENNVPGAYIYAVSATDRDEGANAQLAYSILECQIQGMSVFTYVSINSENGYLYALRSFDYEQLKDFSFQVEARDAGSPQALAGNATVNILIVDQNDNAPAIVAPLPGRNGTPAREVLPRSAEPGYLLTRVAAVDADDGENARLTYSIVRGNEMNLFRMDWRTGELRTARRVPAKRDPQRPYELVIEVRDHGQPPLSSTATLVVQLVDGAVEPQGGGGSGGGGSGEHQRPSRSGGGETSLDLTLILIIALGSVSFIFLLAMIVLAVRCQKEKKLNIYTCLASDCCLCCCCCGGGGSTCCGRQARARKKKLSKSDIMLVQSSNVPSNPAQVPVEESGGFGSHHHNQNYCYQVCLTPESAKTDLMFLKPCSPSRSTDTEHNPCGAIVTGYTDQQPDIISNGSILSNETKHQRAELSYLVDRPRRVNSSAFQEADIVSSKDSGHGDSEQGDSDHDATNRAQSAGMDLFSNCTEECKALGHSDRCWMPSFVPSDGRQAADYRSNLHVPGMDSVPDTEVFETPEAQPGAERSFSTFGKEKALHSTLERKELDGLLSNTRAPYKPPYLNHFHPLSYFVH, from the exons ATGATTGTGCTATTATTCTTTGCCTTGCTCTGGATGGTGGAAGGAGTCTTTTCCCAGCTTCACTACACGGTACAGGAGGAGCAGGAACATGGCACTTTCGTGGGGAATATCGCTGAAGATCTGGGTCTGGACATTACAAAACTTTCGGCTCGCGGGTTTCAGACGGTGCCAAACTCAAGGACCCCCTACTTAGACCTCAACCTGGAGACCGGGGTGCTGTACGTGAACGAGAAAATAGACCGCGAGCAAATCTGCAAACAGAGCCCCTCCTGTGTCCTGCACCTGGAGGTCTTTCTGGAGAACCCCCTGGAGCTGTTCCAGGTGGAGATCGAGGTGCTGGACATTAATGACAACCCCCCCTCTTTCCCGGAGCCGGACCTGACGGTGGAAATCTCTGAAAGCGCCACACCAGGCACTCGCTTCCCCTTGGAGAGCGCATTCGACCCAGACGTGGGCACCAACTCCTTGCGCGACTACGAGATCACCCCCAACAGCTACTTCTCCCTGGACGTGCAGACCCAGGGGGATGGCAACCGATTCGCTGAGCTGGTGCTGGAGAAGCCACTGGACCGAGAGCAGCAAGCGGTGCACCGCTACGTGCTGACCGCGGTGGacgggggaggagggggaggagtaggagaaggagggggaggtgGCGGGGGAGCAGGCCTGCCCCCCCAGCAGCAGCGCACCGGCACGGCCCTACTCACCATCCGAGTGCTGGACTCCAATGACAATGTGCCCGCTTTCGACCAACCCGTCTACACTGTGTCCCTACCAGAGAACTCGCCCCCAGGCACTCTCGTGATCCAGCTCAACGCCACCGACCCGGACGAGGGCCAGAACGGTGAGGTCGTGTACTCCTTCAGCAGCCACATTTCTCCCCGGGCGCGGGAGCTTTTCGGACTCTCGCCGCGCACTGGCCGACTGGAGGTAAGCGGCGAGTTGGACTATGAAGAGAGCCCAGTGTACCAAGTGTACGTGCAAGCCAAGGACCTGGGCCCCAACGCCGTGCCTGCGCACTGCAAGGTGCTAGTGCGAGTGTTGGATGCTAACGACAACGCGCCAGAGATCAGCTTCAGCACCGTGAAGGAGGCGGTGAGCGAGGGTGCGGCGCCCGGCACTGTGGTGGCCCTTTTCAGCGTGACTGACCGCGACTCAGAGGAGAATGGGCAGGTGCAGTGCGAGCTACTGGGAGACGTGCCTTTCCGCCTCAAGTCTTCATTTAAGAATTACTACACCATCGTTACCGAAGCCCCTCTGGACCGAGAGGCGGGGGATTCCTACACCCTGACCGTAGTGGCCCGGGACCGGGGCGAGCCTGCGCTCTCCACCAGTAAGTCGATCCAGGTACAAGTGTCGGATGTGAACGACAACGCGCCGCGTTTCAGCCAGCCGGTCTACGACGTGTATGTGACTGAGAATAACGTGCCTGGCGCCTACATCTACGCGGTGAGCGCCACCGACCGCGATGAGGGCGCCAACGCCCAGCTTGCCTACTCTATCCTCGAGTGCCAGATCCAAGGCATGAGCGTCTTCACCTACGTGTCTATCAACTCTGAGAACGGCTACTTGTACGCCCTGCGCTCCTTCGACTATGAGCAGCTCAAGGACTTCAGTTTTCAGGTGGAAGCCCGGGACGCTGGCAGCCCCCAGGCGCTGGCGGGTAACGCCACTGTCAACATCCTCATAGTAGATCAAAATGACAACGCCCCTGCCATCGTGGCGCCTCTACCAGGGCGCAACGGGACTCCAGCGCGTGAGGTGCTGCCCCGCTCGGCGGAGCCGGGTTACCTGCTCACCCGCGTGGCCGCCGTGGACGCGGACGATGGCGAGAACGCCCGGCTCACTTATAGCATCGTGCGTGGCAACGAAATGAACCTCTTTCGCATGGACTGGCGCACCGGGGAGCTGCGCACAGCGCGCCGAGTCCCGGCCAAGCGCGACCCCCAGCGGCCTTATGAGCTGGTGATCGAGGTGCGCGACCATGGGCAGCCGCCCCTGTCCTCTACTGCCACCCTGGTGGTTCAGCTGGTGGATGGCGCCGTGGAGCCCCAGGGCGGGGGCGGGAGCGGAGGCGGAGGGTCAGGAGAGCACCAGCGCCCCAGCCGCTCTGGCGGCGGGGAAACCTCGCTAGACCTCACCCTCATCCTCATCATCGCGTTGGGCTCGGTGTCCTTCATCTTCCTGCTGGCCATGATCGTGCTGGCCGTGCGTTGCCAAAAAGAGAAGAAGCTCAACATCTACACTTGTCTGGCCAGCGATtgctgcctctgctgctgctgctgcggtGGCGGAGGTTCGACCTGCTGTGGCCGCCAAGCCCGGGCGCGCAAGAAGAAACTCAGCAAGTCGGACATCATGCTGGTGCAGAGCTCCAATGTACCCAGTAACCCGGCCCAGGTGCCGGTGGAGGAGTCCGGGGGCTTTggctcccaccaccacaaccagaaTTACTGCTACCAGGTCTGCCTGACCCCAGAGTCCGCCAAGACCGACCTGATGTTTCTTAAGCCCTGCAGCCCTTCGCGGAGTACGGACACTGAGCACAACCCCTGCGGGGCCATAGTCACCGGTTACACCGACCAGCAGCCTGATATCATCTCCAACGGAAGCATTTTGTCCAACGAG actaAACACCAGCGAGCAGAGCTCAGCTATCTAGTTGACAGACCTCGCCGAGTTAACAG tTCTGCATTCCAGGAAGCCGACATAGTAAGCTCTAAGGACAGTGGTCATGGAGACAGTGAACAGGGAGATAGTGATCATGATGCCACCAACCGTGCCCAGTCAGCTG GTATGGATCTCTTCTCCAATTGCACTGAGGAATGTAAAGCTCTGGGCCACTCAGATCGGTGCTGGATGCCTTCTTTTGTCCCTTCTGATGGACGCCAGGCTGCTGATTATCGCAGCAATCTGCATGTTCCCGGCATGGACTCTGTTCCAGACACTGAGGTGTTTGAAACTCCAGAAGCCCAGCCTGGGGCAGAGCGGTCCTTCTCCACCTTTGGCAAAGAGAAGGCCCTTCACAGCACTCTGGAGAGGAAGGAGCTGGACGGACTGCTGTCTAATACGCGAGCGCCTTACAAACCACCATATTTGA ATCATTTTCATCCTCTTTCTTATTTTGTACATTGA